GTACAAGTGACCTGGCTCGCCGTCGATCATCGTCGTGAACAAGTCCTGCGCAATGGTGAGCACAGGGTCCACGTCGCTGAGCGGCTCCCAGGTGGCCGGGATGGTCATACCGTCTCCTTCACTTCCACCAGTCCGAGGAACTGGAGCTTGTCGAGGATTACCTCGGGGGTGAATGGCTTGATCACGTATTCATGGGCGCCTGCGGCGAGGGCGCGGACAATCTGATCCTGCTCGCCCTCGGTGGTCACCATCATGAGAGTGACGTCACGCCACTCGCTGCGCTTGCGCACCTCGACCACGAACTCGAAGCCGGTCTTGACCGGCATGTTCCAGTCGATGCAGCACAGGGCGATGTCGTGGTGCGCTTCCATTTGCTCAAGCGCGACTTGACCGTTCTCCGCTTCGACCGTGTCGAATCCCGCACTGGTCAGGATGTTGCCCACGATCTTGCGCATCACGCGCGAATCGTCG
The Demequina sp. TMPB413 DNA segment above includes these coding regions:
- a CDS encoding response regulator; translation: MKALVIDDSRVMRKIVGNILTSAGFDTVEAENGQVALEQMEAHHDIALCCIDWNMPVKTGFEFVVEVRKRSEWRDVTLMMVTTEGEQDQIVRALAAGAHEYVIKPFTPEVILDKLQFLGLVEVKETV